A region of Candidatus Leptovillus gracilis DNA encodes the following proteins:
- a CDS encoding response regulator — protein MNQIDISPNPIIPPEDFVDQVKQALEHLYDFTFLQRLPLAAAFAPARPQANQTLGHHLRRELITAIETISPGPHSSSLASDTRLYNLLQLRYIEGITVQDAANRLGLSARQAHRSLRRGEESVAAILWSRRTEQTPWTAVAPDTPAAAPELASARELSSVAAEMSRLETHLQPLDVRGLLQEALKAVAPLAELHGFALTVTLPDEAVVVSVDTAVAQQIFVSLFSRILSVARAGSPDLRLTVRQGQVLLTLAYAPVQSGVASIVDDVIEQLAARLGWTIRQEVGINGRQAIVITLTGHDTLILVVDDNEGLVELLGRYLTGHACRVVTSTSGPEGLKLAQELLPDAIILDVMMPGASGWEILQILRSQPLTATIPIIVCSVFNDPDLAYSLGATRFHAKPISRDAILATLQELGVV, from the coding sequence ATGAATCAGATAGACATATCGCCTAATCCAATCATTCCGCCTGAAGACTTTGTGGACCAGGTGAAACAGGCGTTGGAACACCTGTATGATTTCACCTTTTTGCAGCGGCTGCCGCTGGCGGCCGCCTTTGCCCCGGCGCGGCCACAGGCCAACCAGACCCTCGGCCACCACCTGCGCCGCGAACTGATCACGGCCATCGAAACCATCAGCCCTGGTCCGCATTCCTCGTCGTTGGCGTCGGATACGCGCCTATATAATTTGCTGCAGCTGCGTTACATCGAGGGCATTACGGTGCAAGACGCCGCCAACCGGTTGGGCTTATCGGCGCGGCAGGCGCACCGCTCGCTGCGCCGCGGCGAAGAGAGTGTAGCGGCCATCTTGTGGAGCCGCCGTACCGAACAAACGCCCTGGACGGCCGTCGCCCCGGATACGCCTGCGGCGGCGCCGGAGTTGGCTTCGGCGCGGGAATTGTCGTCGGTGGCCGCGGAAATGTCGCGCCTGGAGACGCATTTGCAGCCGTTGGATGTGCGCGGCCTGCTGCAAGAAGCGCTGAAGGCGGTCGCGCCGCTGGCCGAGCTGCACGGTTTCGCGCTGACGGTTACGCTGCCGGATGAAGCGGTGGTGGTGTCGGTGGATACGGCCGTTGCCCAGCAGATATTCGTCAGCCTGTTCAGCCGCATCCTCAGCGTCGCCCGCGCCGGGTCGCCCGACCTGCGCCTGACTGTGCGCCAGGGGCAGGTTCTCCTGACATTGGCCTACGCGCCAGTTCAGTCAGGGGTCGCCTCCATCGTGGATGATGTGATCGAGCAGTTGGCCGCCCGCCTGGGCTGGACAATACGGCAGGAGGTGGGGATAAACGGCCGTCAGGCCATCGTCATTACCCTCACCGGCCACGACACCCTCATCCTGGTGGTAGACGACAACGAAGGATTGGTGGAACTGCTTGGCCGTTACCTCACCGGCCACGCCTGCCGCGTCGTCACCTCCACCAGCGGCCCCGAAGGGCTGAAACTGGCCCAGGAACTCTTGCCCGACGCCATCATTTTAGACGTAATGATGCCCGGCGCCAGCGGTTGGGAGATTCTGCAAATTTTGCGCAGCCAGCCGCTGACCGCCACCATCCCCATCATTGTCTGCTCCGTCTTCAACGACCCCGACCTGGCCTATTCCCTCGGCGCGACCCGCTTCCACGCCAAACCCATCAGCCGCGACGCCATTCTGGCGACGCTGCAAGAACTGGGTGTGGTGTAG
- a CDS encoding carbohydrate ABC transporter permease, translating to MTARVADKPRRPPTRAWLYVLLLIMSLFYLLPMYVMLVTGFKSFDEVSLKTMWNLPSGLALDNFVAAYNQLAPHLWNSLRLVIPTAVISAMLGSINGFILTRWRFPGADFVFPLLLFGMFIPYQSILIPLVQFMRTTGLYGSIPGLALTHIIYGIPITTLTFRSYYITVPKEMVEAARIDGAGLLETYYHVFLPVSAPAFVVVLIWQFTAAWNDFLFAVVLTSPENWPITVALNNLAGSQIIAWNVQMAASLVAAIPTLIIYVFLGRYFLRGLMSGALKG from the coding sequence ATGACGGCGCGAGTCGCTGACAAACCACGCCGGCCGCCGACGCGCGCCTGGCTGTACGTGTTGTTGTTGATCATGTCGCTCTTTTACCTGCTGCCGATGTATGTGATGCTGGTGACCGGGTTCAAGAGCTTCGATGAAGTCAGCCTGAAGACGATGTGGAATCTGCCGTCTGGGCTGGCTTTGGACAATTTTGTGGCTGCTTATAACCAGTTGGCGCCCCATTTGTGGAATAGTTTGCGTTTGGTGATTCCTACGGCCGTTATCTCAGCCATGTTGGGTTCGATCAACGGCTTTATCCTCACTCGCTGGCGCTTTCCGGGGGCGGACTTTGTATTTCCGCTGCTGCTGTTCGGCATGTTCATCCCGTACCAGAGCATTTTGATTCCGCTGGTGCAGTTTATGCGCACCACCGGTTTGTATGGCAGCATTCCTGGTCTGGCGCTGACCCACATCATCTATGGCATTCCGATTACCACGTTGACGTTTCGCAGCTATTACATCACCGTGCCAAAAGAGATGGTGGAGGCGGCGCGCATAGATGGGGCCGGCTTGTTGGAGACCTATTACCATGTTTTTCTGCCGGTCTCAGCCCCGGCGTTTGTGGTGGTACTCATCTGGCAGTTTACGGCCGCCTGGAATGATTTTTTGTTTGCGGTGGTATTAACCAGCCCGGAAAACTGGCCGATTACTGTGGCCCTGAATAACCTGGCCGGCAGCCAGATTATCGCCTGGAATGTGCAAATGGCCGCTTCGCTGGTGGCGGCGATTCCGACGCTGATCATTTATGTCTTCTTGGGTCGCTATTTCTTGCGCGGCCTGATGTCTGGGGCGTTGAAGGGGTAG
- a CDS encoding sugar ABC transporter permease, whose protein sequence is MVRKRFDKDTILAIALVSPSILAVMVFIYGFIAWSVRVSVSDWIGLLPNYEFIGLQNYIGLLRDPRFHIDIRNTIIFTTLFVGGCLFLGLGLAILLDQGLRGENFFRSLFLFPMAISFIVTGVVWRWLMNPAMGSRMSGLNLLFDSLGLDFLINKWHTTPNWGIAAIAIPAIWQMSGYTMALYLGGLRAIPESLREAARVDGASEFYIYRRIVLPLLWPVTLSAMIILGHISLKVFDLIIAVAGKQVALDVPSVYMWTTTFDGQFYGRGAAIGIMLLLSVAVLVIPYLYQTLREESTT, encoded by the coding sequence ATGGTTCGCAAAAGGTTCGACAAAGATACCATCCTGGCAATAGCTCTGGTCTCGCCGTCCATCCTGGCGGTCATGGTGTTCATCTATGGCTTCATTGCCTGGTCTGTCAGGGTGTCAGTCAGCGATTGGATTGGCTTGCTGCCTAATTATGAATTTATTGGCCTGCAAAATTATATTGGCTTGCTGCGAGACCCACGTTTTCACATAGATATTCGCAATACGATTATATTTACCACGTTGTTTGTCGGTGGCTGTCTCTTTTTGGGGCTGGGGCTGGCGATTTTGCTAGATCAGGGGCTGCGTGGTGAGAATTTTTTCCGCAGCCTGTTCCTGTTTCCGATGGCTATTTCGTTTATCGTGACCGGCGTGGTCTGGCGCTGGCTGATGAATCCGGCGATGGGTTCACGTATGAGCGGCCTGAATCTATTGTTTGATTCGCTGGGATTGGATTTTTTGATCAACAAGTGGCATACCACGCCAAATTGGGGTATCGCGGCCATCGCCATCCCGGCCATCTGGCAAATGTCTGGGTATACCATGGCTTTGTATCTGGGCGGCCTGCGGGCGATACCGGAATCGCTGCGCGAAGCGGCGCGGGTGGATGGCGCGTCGGAATTTTACATTTACCGGCGGATTGTTTTGCCGCTGTTGTGGCCGGTGACGTTGAGCGCCATGATTATTTTGGGCCATATCTCGTTGAAGGTGTTTGACCTGATTATTGCCGTAGCCGGCAAGCAGGTGGCTTTGGATGTGCCATCGGTGTATATGTGGACGACAACGTTTGATGGGCAATTTTACGGCCGTGGCGCGGCCATCGGGATTATGTTGTTACTGAGTGTGGCGGTGTTGGTGATCCCTTACCTGTACCAAACGCTGCGAGAGGAGTCCACTACATGA
- a CDS encoding NAD-binding protein translates to MKKKGRFRRQLRAQLRDIRVLLGESGGSMLLFVLVVLGGAAAFHLLYTFPVGAERAGESPRYTEAVYATFSLIFFETLLPFPEEWYLQALFFIIPVVGLVVVADGVLRFSTALINKQARGQKWQVAMASTYSDHIIVCGAGKIGYRVTEELLKYGRDVVAIEMDENGRFVEKVRALGVPLLIGDARRSENIIKAGIQRADAIIPCTDNELANLDIALDAREINPNIKVVLRMFDSDLARRVEKGFGIHTAFSGSALAAPIFAAAAMRLDIKHSFYVGEELLNLSEMTVRPNSPLAGWTVNQLQHTYNLSVVFHRGSAQDDMHPDPEQKLCVGDFFLVLASLDVLRQIKKLNGDI, encoded by the coding sequence ATGAAAAAAAAAGGCCGATTCCGTCGTCAGCTTCGCGCCCAACTGCGTGATATTCGCGTCTTGTTGGGGGAATCCGGCGGCTCTATGCTGCTGTTTGTATTGGTGGTCTTAGGCGGGGCAGCCGCTTTCCATCTGCTTTACACCTTTCCGGTCGGTGCAGAACGGGCCGGAGAATCCCCCAGGTATACGGAGGCGGTTTACGCCACCTTTTCCCTGATCTTTTTCGAGACGCTGCTGCCCTTTCCCGAAGAGTGGTATTTGCAGGCGCTCTTTTTTATTATTCCGGTCGTCGGACTGGTGGTCGTGGCCGATGGGGTGCTGCGCTTCAGCACGGCGCTCATCAACAAACAGGCGCGCGGGCAAAAATGGCAGGTGGCAATGGCTTCAACGTATAGTGACCATATCATTGTGTGCGGCGCGGGCAAGATTGGCTATCGGGTGACAGAAGAGCTGCTGAAATACGGCCGTGATGTCGTAGCGATAGAAATGGATGAGAACGGCCGTTTCGTCGAAAAAGTGCGCGCCCTCGGCGTGCCGCTGCTGATTGGCGACGCCCGCCGCTCAGAGAACATTATCAAAGCGGGCATCCAACGCGCCGACGCGATCATCCCCTGCACCGACAATGAACTGGCAAATCTGGACATCGCTCTGGACGCCCGTGAAATCAACCCCAACATCAAGGTGGTCCTGCGCATGTTCGACAGCGACCTGGCCCGGCGCGTGGAAAAGGGGTTTGGCATCCACACCGCCTTCAGCGGTTCGGCGCTGGCGGCGCCCATCTTCGCCGCCGCCGCCATGCGCCTGGACATCAAGCACTCTTTCTACGTTGGCGAAGAGCTGCTGAACCTGAGCGAAATGACTGTCCGCCCCAATTCGCCGCTGGCTGGCTGGACCGTGAACCAACTGCAACACACCTACAACTTGTCGGTGGTCTTCCACCGCGGCAGCGCCCAAGACGATATGCACCCAGACCCGGAGCAAAAGTTATGCGTCGGCGACTTCTTCCTGGTGCTGGCGTCGCTAGACGTATTGCGGCAGATCAAGAAATTAAATGGCGACATTTGA
- a CDS encoding carbohydrate ABC transporter substrate-binding protein, whose protein sequence is MADVSGPVEVFSWWTGGGEAAGLEAMIKVFAEQYPNVEFLNAAVAGGAGTNARAVLATRLQAGDAPDSWQGHAGQELIGTYVAAGQLEPLNFLYEENGWLAVMPATLIPLISQDGNIYSVPVNIHRANVLWANPTILADNSIAMPTTLDEWFTAMDALQAAGMDAPLAMGEQWTALHLFETILLASMGPDAYNDLWDGSGDWASPEVMQALNDFAKILTYTNSDASALSWQDAGQIVIDGDAAFNVMGDWQEGFFRELGKAPNTDYIWAPVPGTAGNFQFLSDSFVLPLGAPHRDAAIAWLTVAGSLEGQDAFNPVKGSIPARSDGDRALYGEYLQSAMDDWANDVVVGSLTHGVVANDSWKSEIDTALGLFLGSGDVTTFQTALVNACSASGPCQ, encoded by the coding sequence ATGGCCGACGTTTCTGGCCCGGTGGAAGTCTTCTCCTGGTGGACCGGCGGCGGCGAAGCGGCCGGCCTGGAAGCGATGATTAAAGTCTTTGCCGAACAATACCCCAACGTGGAATTCTTGAATGCGGCCGTCGCCGGCGGCGCAGGCACCAACGCCCGCGCTGTGTTAGCCACCCGCCTCCAGGCGGGCGACGCCCCCGATAGCTGGCAAGGCCACGCCGGGCAAGAACTCATCGGCACCTACGTCGCCGCCGGGCAGTTGGAACCATTGAACTTCCTCTACGAAGAGAATGGCTGGCTGGCTGTGATGCCCGCCACCCTTATCCCATTGATCTCGCAAGATGGCAACATCTACTCTGTGCCAGTGAACATCCACCGCGCCAACGTGTTGTGGGCCAACCCCACCATCCTGGCCGACAACAGCATCGCAATGCCCACGACCCTGGACGAATGGTTTACCGCGATGGATGCCCTGCAAGCGGCCGGCATGGACGCCCCCCTGGCGATGGGCGAGCAGTGGACCGCCCTGCACCTCTTTGAGACGATTCTCCTGGCTTCCATGGGGCCTGACGCCTACAATGATTTGTGGGACGGCAGCGGCGATTGGGCCAGCCCCGAGGTCATGCAGGCGTTAAATGACTTCGCCAAGATTCTGACCTACACCAACAGCGACGCCTCCGCCCTGAGCTGGCAAGACGCCGGGCAGATTGTCATTGATGGCGACGCCGCCTTCAACGTGATGGGCGACTGGCAAGAAGGCTTCTTCCGTGAACTGGGCAAAGCCCCCAACACCGATTACATCTGGGCGCCTGTGCCGGGAACGGCCGGTAACTTCCAATTTCTCTCCGACAGCTTTGTGCTGCCGCTGGGCGCGCCCCATCGTGACGCCGCCATTGCCTGGCTGACGGTCGCCGGTTCTCTGGAAGGGCAAGACGCCTTCAACCCGGTCAAAGGCTCCATCCCCGCCCGCAGCGATGGCGACCGTGCCCTGTACGGCGAATACCTGCAATCGGCGATGGATGATTGGGCCAACGACGTTGTGGTCGGCAGCCTGACGCACGGCGTTGTCGCCAACGACAGTTGGAAATCGGAGATTGACACGGCTCTGGGTCTGTTCCTGGGCAGTGGCGATGTAACCACTTTCCAGACGGCGCTGGTGAATGCCTGTTCTGCTTCAGGTCCTTGCCAATAA
- a CDS encoding S8 family serine peptidase, protein MKRSASVLFLLTLVVLLLGLVALRPGVTQAAAWQDKVDPWVLATAAAQPQTEFLVYLTEQADLSGAAALRSKEAKGQYVVDQLTAVAAQTQPALIQFLDAAGAEYQPFWIANMLWVRGDQALIESLALRLDVAHLYANPTVHSVDPTPLTQQEIESIAAIEWGITLVNADDVWAAGYTGQTIVIGGQDTGYDWDHPALIGKYRGWNGSAANHNYNWHDAIHVGGSSCGADSPFPCDDNGHGTHTMGTMVGDDGGANQIGMAPGATWIGCRNMNAGDGTPATYAECYQWFIAPTDLSNQNPDTSKAPHVINNSWGCPVSEGCTDPNVLLTVVNNVRAAGIVTVHSAGNSGSSCSTIDTPAAIYDSSFTVGATNSSDTIASFSSRGPVLVDGSGRAKPDISAPGVSIRSSLPGTGYGSLSGTSMAGPHVAGMVALLLSARPDLAGQVDAIEAVIMATAVPRTTAQNCGSIPGSQVPNNTYGWGRIDVLAAYNALQSQDQELFLLKEVSQAEVLPGDVLTYTLTITQTGPQPGVNNLVLTDTLPTGVTFITATLPFSQTGEVIGWDRASLTGQDVWSVELVVAVPLTTTLTAVHNETYGVVGDGVTAVSGPTVSTLIQTPPPPQLYLNKEVSAAIVDPGDTLTYTLTVTQSSVFTDVANLVLTDTLPVGVTFITATLPFTQDGETIIWDRASLAAGDVWAVELVVEVPLLTEYTAVHNEMYGVVGDGVTAVSGPTVSSLIAPWFKLYVPAVYFEVSE, encoded by the coding sequence ATGAAACGAAGCGCTTCTGTACTGTTCTTGCTGACGTTGGTTGTGCTGCTGTTGGGCTTGGTGGCCTTGCGACCAGGCGTGACTCAGGCGGCCGCCTGGCAAGACAAGGTAGACCCCTGGGTATTGGCAACGGCCGCTGCCCAGCCACAGACTGAATTTCTCGTCTATCTAACCGAACAGGCCGATCTCAGCGGCGCGGCGGCGCTGCGCAGCAAAGAGGCCAAAGGGCAGTATGTGGTGGACCAGTTAACGGCCGTTGCCGCCCAAACCCAACCCGCCCTCATCCAATTTTTAGACGCCGCCGGCGCCGAATACCAACCGTTCTGGATCGCCAACATGCTTTGGGTGCGCGGCGACCAGGCCCTCATCGAAAGCCTGGCCCTGCGCCTGGACGTGGCCCACCTGTACGCCAACCCTACCGTCCACAGCGTAGACCCTACCCCCCTGACCCAACAAGAAATAGAAAGCATCGCCGCCATTGAATGGGGCATCACCCTGGTCAACGCCGACGACGTGTGGGCGGCAGGGTACACCGGGCAAACCATCGTCATTGGTGGGCAAGATACCGGCTACGATTGGGACCACCCCGCCCTCATCGGCAAATATCGCGGTTGGAACGGCTCCGCGGCCAACCACAACTACAACTGGCACGACGCCATCCACGTCGGCGGCAGCAGCTGCGGCGCGGATTCGCCGTTCCCTTGTGACGATAACGGCCACGGCACGCACACCATGGGCACGATGGTCGGCGACGACGGCGGCGCTAACCAGATCGGCATGGCTCCCGGCGCAACCTGGATTGGCTGTCGCAACATGAACGCTGGCGACGGCACACCGGCTACCTACGCCGAATGTTACCAATGGTTCATCGCCCCCACCGACCTGAGCAACCAAAACCCCGACACCAGCAAAGCGCCCCATGTCATCAACAATTCCTGGGGCTGCCCGGTCAGCGAAGGCTGCACCGATCCTAATGTGCTGCTGACGGTGGTCAACAATGTGCGCGCCGCCGGGATTGTGACGGTCCATTCGGCCGGTAACAGCGGCTCCAGTTGCAGCACCATAGATACCCCGGCAGCCATCTACGACAGTTCCTTCACCGTGGGGGCGACCAACAGCAGCGACACCATCGCCAGTTTTAGCAGCCGCGGCCCGGTGTTGGTGGATGGCAGCGGTCGCGCCAAACCAGATATTTCCGCACCCGGCGTTAGCATCCGTTCCAGTCTGCCTGGCACGGGCTACGGCAGCCTCAGCGGCACGAGCATGGCCGGGCCGCACGTGGCCGGTATGGTGGCCCTGCTGCTGTCGGCGCGGCCAGACCTGGCCGGGCAGGTGGATGCGATTGAGGCGGTGATTATGGCAACGGCCGTTCCTCGCACTACCGCCCAAAACTGTGGCAGCATACCTGGCAGCCAGGTCCCCAACAACACCTACGGCTGGGGCCGCATAGATGTTTTGGCAGCCTACAACGCCCTGCAAAGCCAGGATCAGGAACTCTTCCTGCTCAAAGAGGTCTCCCAGGCCGAAGTTTTGCCCGGCGATGTGTTGACCTACACCCTGACCATCACCCAAACCGGCCCGCAGCCAGGCGTCAACAACCTGGTGTTGACCGATACGCTGCCCACCGGCGTGACCTTCATCACCGCCACCCTGCCGTTTAGCCAAACCGGTGAGGTGATTGGCTGGGACCGGGCCAGTCTGACCGGGCAGGATGTCTGGAGCGTAGAACTGGTGGTAGCGGTTCCGCTGACGACGACGCTGACGGCCGTACACAACGAAACCTATGGCGTGGTGGGCGATGGGGTCACGGCCGTTTCTGGTCCCACCGTCAGCACCCTCATCCAGACACCCCCACCGCCGCAGCTTTACCTGAACAAAGAAGTATCGGCGGCCATTGTTGATCCTGGTGACACCCTGACTTATACCCTGACGGTGACGCAGAGCAGCGTCTTTACCGATGTCGCCAACCTGGTCCTCACCGACACATTGCCCGTCGGCGTCACCTTTATCACTGCCACCTTGCCCTTCACCCAGGATGGCGAGACGATTATCTGGGACCGGGCCAGTCTGGCCGCCGGCGATGTTTGGGCGGTAGAACTGGTGGTGGAAGTGCCGCTGCTCACGGAGTATACGGCCGTTCACAACGAGATGTATGGCGTGGTGGGCGATGGGGTAACGGCCGTTTCCGGCCCCACTGTCAGCAGCCTCATCGCCCCCTGGTTCAAGTTGTACGTGCCCGCGGTTTATTTCGAGGTCAGCGAATAG
- a CDS encoding response regulator — translation MDDFVPIAKNDAAAHMRQESLRLNLEDLRGQLTLRLTILLLAVAQLMVLFYDSPVPFPVDMVLFWLSMSAVGLLVLWLRGEYPVWGRRLLAGGMTAVLLLGMWLFPMPWIPYTGLLLVFATSMLVRNGELGTAVAVGALAVYLSRAGLRAYDLTPFLSLLVLAVAIAVLAMRILYTSLDWVWQMNEQSKALLATTRNQQAELRSMVKSLRIVNDIRERTEYELMIAHKEAQHARQLKEQFAANISHELRTPLSIILGFSEVMYLSPEVYGPLLPPPLMRDVYQIYRNSRHLLEMIDDILDLSRFEMVGFTLKKEPTDLAALLHEAAAIVGNLFEKSDAVILQVVVPPDLPPIAIDQTRIRQVLLNLLNNAHRFTAVGSVTLTAVAEPNHILVRVQDTGPGIPADQLGDIFTEFYQVDYSLSRSHGGAGLGLAICQRFVEAHDGRIWVESAAGGGSTFAFTLPLDPLAQPHAHLYRTRAAEPQSRSIHPCLLLVEPDPQVRSLVARHLDAYEVLPVDDPANLAALVAERHPLAVLVNVPPGQQPDPALTAGLTIPIVECSLPSQAWMATALGARACLTKPINFQQLLMEIDRLEENGTAVRDVLVIDDNPGICQLVERSLGAHNGRFAIRIAYEGRSGLLAMAQSPPDLVILDLMMPEVDGFAVLETMQNRPELTAVPVILLTATSYIEESLAQYGNQIRIAQAAPWHPAETLHLLKSALAGLKPSPVVEEPV, via the coding sequence ATGGACGATTTTGTTCCCATTGCCAAAAACGACGCCGCCGCCCACATGCGGCAGGAAAGCCTGCGCCTGAATCTGGAAGATTTGCGCGGCCAACTGACGCTGCGGCTGACAATTTTGCTGTTGGCTGTGGCCCAACTGATGGTGCTGTTTTATGACTCGCCAGTTCCTTTTCCGGTGGATATGGTGTTGTTTTGGTTGAGCATGTCCGCGGTGGGGTTGTTGGTGTTGTGGCTGCGCGGCGAGTATCCGGTTTGGGGGCGGCGGCTCTTAGCCGGGGGGATGACGGCCGTTCTCCTGCTCGGTATGTGGCTGTTTCCTATGCCCTGGATTCCTTACACCGGGCTGCTGCTGGTGTTTGCCACCTCTATGTTGGTGCGGAATGGGGAATTGGGCACGGCCGTTGCCGTTGGCGCACTGGCCGTTTATCTTTCCCGCGCCGGGCTGCGCGCCTACGACCTGACCCCCTTCCTCAGCCTGCTCGTCCTGGCCGTCGCCATCGCCGTGCTGGCGATGCGCATCCTCTACACCAGCCTCGATTGGGTCTGGCAGATGAACGAGCAGAGCAAGGCGCTGCTGGCGACCACCCGCAATCAACAAGCCGAACTGCGCTCCATGGTCAAATCGCTGCGCATCGTCAACGACATCCGCGAACGCACCGAGTATGAACTCATGATCGCCCACAAAGAGGCGCAGCACGCCCGCCAGCTCAAAGAGCAGTTCGCCGCCAACATCAGCCACGAATTACGCACGCCCCTGAGCATCATTTTGGGCTTTAGCGAGGTGATGTACCTGTCGCCGGAGGTGTATGGGCCGCTCCTGCCGCCGCCCCTCATGCGCGACGTGTACCAGATTTACCGCAACAGCCGCCACCTGCTGGAGATGATAGACGACATTTTGGACCTCTCGCGCTTTGAAATGGTCGGCTTTACCCTGAAAAAAGAGCCAACCGACCTGGCGGCGCTGCTGCACGAAGCGGCGGCCATCGTCGGCAACCTGTTTGAAAAATCAGACGCGGTGATTTTGCAGGTGGTTGTGCCACCCGATTTGCCCCCAATCGCCATAGATCAGACGCGCATTCGCCAGGTCTTGCTGAATTTGCTCAACAACGCCCATCGCTTCACCGCCGTCGGCAGCGTGACGCTAACGGCCGTCGCCGAACCCAACCATATCCTCGTGCGCGTCCAAGACACCGGGCCAGGCATCCCCGCCGACCAGTTAGGCGACATCTTCACCGAATTCTACCAGGTAGATTATTCCCTCAGCCGCAGTCACGGCGGCGCGGGGTTGGGTCTGGCTATATGCCAGCGTTTTGTGGAAGCCCACGACGGCCGTATCTGGGTCGAAAGCGCCGCCGGCGGCGGCTCCACCTTTGCCTTTACCTTGCCTCTGGACCCCCTGGCGCAACCACACGCCCATTTGTACCGCACCCGCGCTGCAGAACCGCAGTCCCGATCCATCCATCCCTGCCTGCTGTTGGTAGAGCCAGACCCGCAGGTGCGCAGCCTGGTAGCCCGCCACCTGGACGCCTACGAGGTGCTTCCAGTAGATGACCCGGCCAATCTGGCGGCGCTGGTGGCCGAACGACATCCGCTGGCGGTGCTGGTGAACGTGCCGCCGGGACAGCAGCCCGACCCGGCCCTGACGGCCGGGCTGACTATCCCCATCGTCGAATGCTCCCTGCCCAGCCAGGCGTGGATGGCCACCGCGTTGGGCGCGCGCGCCTGCCTGACCAAACCGATAAACTTTCAGCAGTTGCTGATGGAGATAGACAGGTTGGAAGAGAATGGAACGGCCGTGCGCGATGTGTTGGTGATTGATGACAACCCCGGCATTTGCCAGTTAGTGGAGCGCAGTTTGGGGGCGCATAACGGCCGTTTTGCTATCCGCATCGCCTATGAAGGGCGCAGCGGGCTGCTGGCGATGGCCCAATCGCCGCCCGACCTGGTAATTTTGGACCTGATGATGCCGGAGGTGGATGGTTTTGCCGTCTTAGAAACCATGCAAAACAGGCCAGAGTTAACGGCCGTGCCCGTCATCCTGCTCACTGCCACCAGCTATATTGAAGAATCGCTGGCCCAGTATGGCAACCAGATCAGAATTGCCCAGGCCGCGCCCTGGCATCCGGCCGAGACGCTGCACCTGCTTAAATCGGCGCTGGCGGGCCTAAAACCCTCGCCGGTCGTGGAAGAACCTGTATGA